A segment of the Mercurialis annua linkage group LG4, ddMerAnnu1.2, whole genome shotgun sequence genome:
GATggtctttaatttaaaaatcatcaaaaccaacaaataattccaaaataacTTACTTAGTTTGAGAAAAAAGTTTCTCCAAGTCATCTTTGTTTCTAAGATCACCCtgcaaataaagaaaacaagatTAAAATCTTTCAATCTTTGATAATTGGAACCAAGAAACAGAAAATCTCTGCTCAATCAAAACCACCCATTTTCAAGAATCCGAAACAATCCAACTTCAAGATTCTAGATAACATTCCTTATCACAATGATCAAGAAGGGCAAATTCAACCCAAATTCTCAAAAACCCAAAATCTCCAATTACAAGATTCGAAATGACATTCCAAATTGAATTGAAGTAAGATCAAGAATGGCAAAAACATACCAAATTGAATTCAAGTTTCTGAGAGAGGTCAGGACCCACTAATTCCCTGACTCTATCAACAGCTTCAAGAACAGAATTATCAAGATTGTCAatgattgaaaccctaaaacCCTCATTTAGTAGCTGCACTACAGTATGACTCCCAATGAAGCCAGCCCCACCAGTCACAAGAATTGTTTGCTCAGCCATcattaacaaattcaaaaaGCACCCAAATTACTCTTAATTCAGAGCtttaaaaagaagaataaaCTTTTCtcgagagagaaagagaaaatgagACGCACTATCTAAAAAGGGTTTGCGATTAAATAAGAGAAAGAAGgcaaaatttagatttttgaGCAAATCAaggaaattgttttgatttggatAAGCATTTTAGAAATGGCCAGCTTAGCTTAGCTTAGTTTTTGCATTAGTTGTAGGTGACACGTTTATTTTCGCGCCTTTTTAATTCGCCAATAACtgaaatatatcaaaacaatGTAGctccaaatttattttttatttaatgaattttcatataatattatattttaataactgAAAAAGAGAGTGTCTACGGAAAAATTTTAATCTACAACttaacagaattttatttaGCGTTTATACCGCTCGAATTACAACTCATTGGTAACGACAGTACTTTCTTAATTCCGAGTTTCCATTCAATTGGAATTAAGGGATTTGATCAGCACCGAAAGAGATTCATTCAGCTAAAACGTTACTAATTTAAGCAGCGCGTGAATGAATGCAAATAAAAGATACAGACAGGCAATGGCATACGTAGTTGTCAAAGATGTTCCCTTTTGATGAGATGAGGGATATGGGAAGTTATTACTTGATGCCTACGCAACATGTCATCTTAATCTACTAATAATGGGCACATGTTTCTGTTGGGTTTCtttctatgatttttttaaGTTGACATGAATctctataataattaataaagcatTTTTAGACCACATACCATAAATAGGTTCAATTATCAATTGTAAAGGTTATTAACAATCTTAGTCATCAGATAATCTCCATGCACTTTCTTTAATTAGTACTTCATCCCGTTAGacactaattattaaaaaacttaatttatctatttaaatgAGTTacagttaataaaaatatatagaattgTTACTCTTATTTTAGGTAATAAtaacttttgtttttaataagggtatataaattaattactcgttaaaataattattgagcgtttataaattgaaacaaaaaataaataaattatgtcaTATCAGGGAGTAAATCCTTTTTAGACAGCATCCCATAAAGAGGTTCAATGACAAGGTTGTTATGCGGCCAATAATACTCTCTGTAAATTTGTCTCAATATTATAGAAACCAACCGAAccaattcaaaattttatataattatttaatgttCTTTATTTTCGGATTAAATTCCTTATAgaatagtttgattttaaattttactgaATCTACTGTAAGAATCTTTCTAGGTCTAAGCAGACAAATGGTCTATATTCAGAGATGAAATAATGGCGAAATCAAATATCCATATACACCTAACACGTTGTATAGGTCCATCATGTTTCCCTGGACTATACGTAAAACTCTCTGATTTCAGGTTGTGCCACTCCTTTCACAGCACATGTATTTTAGAgattatttataatttcataCAATTCTCTTCTGTAATTGCGGCCGTTTTGGCGAGAAGGTAAAGGTAATACTGAGATGGCCATTGATTGAGAAGTGAGATCAAAATCACAGAATCAACAGTTCTAAAACATACATCAGATATCAATTCTGACATAGAACATAATGATTTGCATAATAAGGTAATCAAATGAAAGCAACGAATCAACAGCTTACCAACTTAATCATCTTATGATGATTTCGGCATTACATTTGCAAAATCAAGCTGTCTTCTAAGAGCTTTAACATCGGAACCGGACTCCCTGTAAGTTCTTTTTCGTATAATAGAGGGAGTATTTTTAAAGGTTCTTGCTGAATTCCTCAGGATGGATTCTGGACTATTCAATTTCACATAGTTGGTAGGAGTAAAACAACAAACTGGACTATTTGCATACTCATTCAGCTGCACTGAAGGAATTTGTAGTTCCTGAACTCTGTTTTGCTTTCCGGTAGCAGTTATCGTCCTATTCGGACATGAGTTCTCCTTTTTATCGCAGCACCCCGAAAGAACAGCATCTAGCTCATGATCATTGAGCCCTTTACGCCATCTGAGTACTGAATCGGAATTGGAAATATGAACAGCTTCAAATGTATCATGACATGAGCTAGTTGAAGTAGATCCGTCAAAGAGAAGGTCCGAATCAGAGTGTAAAAGGGGACTATGCACAATGCCATTGGTTACATGGCTCGCAGTTTTAGCACCATCCCTGCATTTCGACACCACATTTTGAGAGACAGAAACTGTTCCTTCAGGAGTCTCTCTTTCTTGCTTTACCTCCATGCTATTCGGATTTAGTGGACAACTGCAGCCATTGATAGGGCCAGCCGTGCACCTGTTCATCGCAATTGCAAGGGGGAAGTTCGAATTAAACCCCTTCCTCATAATGCAATTCCAGTGATTTTTTATTGCATTGTCAGTCCTGCTAATTCCCAAAAGATGCAAGAATATGAGAAATGTGCTAATATCCAAAGATGAAAGATAGTGAATTCTTCAAAGGTGCAGTCATATATTCGCATACAACGCAGAGTGAAGAAATTTTTGCTAATAGAAGACTGGATTAAAGGCGTTAATCTACTATGCGTACCTTCCGGGTAGAAACATTGCTATTTCTGCCCATTTGTTGCCATATATTTCATGGTAAGAAGTAAGAATTAACTCCTCGTCTTTTGTCCACAAAGTTTTCCTTATAGCTGGGTTTAAGTGGTTGAACCACCTGAAAGAATTGATGAACTTATACAACATGAGATCCTATAATCGACGTTagagaaacaaaacaaactgtGATAATGAAACAGAACCAGCGTAGACCTTGATACACGAACAAAGACTTGAAATGATCATTACATAACATCAACTTTTTGTGCTAAGTAGACATTTCTTCCATTTACCTTTCTCGGCATTGCTTGCCTAGGCGACCTGGCAAGGACTTCGCAACAACGGACCATTTATTAGGACCAAACCGCCTGATCGACGCTGTGATACATTCATCCTCCTGAATGAGCAAAAAAGGCATACATGGATGATTATGTACAAGCTATACAGTAAAAACAAGATGGCTTCACTATTACTAGCCAACTATATGGCACGGAAACAGACAAGCTACAGCGTAAAATGCAGAAACACAAAATGTAGAAGCATAATCTTTTACAAGAATACCTTACAAGTATAGAGATTCATAGTTTTGAAAGTCTTTCAGAAAATGAAACGAAAAGTAGGACTCGAGAAGGTTCCGTGCAATATAGCTAGCCAAAGCGCAACATGCAAGGATAAATTATACCTCCTTAGTCCAAGCTCCTTTAATAATTGAAGGATTAAGAACCGTCTTCCAGCGACTAAAGCACTGAGAAATTGTCCTCTGAGGAAGACATTTAGCTGGGCAAGGTACAAAAAATTGATCAAATCAAATGAACTCCTGCATATTTAGACCTCACACAACTCATAAGAGTAATTAAGTTCACAGATTACAACTTCACAGCAAACACATTCAACAATCAAAAGCACTTAAAGGCTCGTGTTCGACCCTTACCTATTAGCCTCCAATTCCTTCCATGGAATTTCGTAACTGCTTCCGTCAGTTGATAATCCTGTCCATCAAAAGCCTTAAGGTTACAAATGCAAGCTGACAATGTTTTACACAAAAGTTTCAAACGCTGCACTGCACCATTATGTAACACAATTCATCTTTATAGCTTATTTTCAACCTAAATTACTATCATTTCAAGTATAATGaacaacaaatataaataaaattgatcaCTAACCTCATGCTCAGTCCAGCGTCCTTTTATTGATTGTTTAGTTGGTCCAGTAACCCTTCTACAcaacaaatataaaatcaatttagaTTTGCctgttatttattaataatcagtagaaaaaaagttaattaaataacaaaataataatcttaATAGTTAACTGACCTTGGAAAATAAACAGAAGTAGGCAAAGCATCTGTAATCACTTCTTGATCAGCTGCAAAATCCACATTACacaaattttcttcttttttcactTTCATTAGCATCATTTTCCCctgaaacaaacaaaaaatccCCAATTGCAATGATCACTATAATATACAAGcagaacttttattttttttatatcactACAAATAAAATCCAGTCACTAGAAAGTATAAACCAAACCCACAACTCAAAATAAGCATTGATTTAACTTGAAAAGATAAAACCCATAAAGAAAATTTCAAAGAATGTACAGAAAACTTACTGCTTTAATGGGGAATAAGCAAAAATGAGGTCAAAATTGTATGTTTTGATGAGTAATTTTAATGGGGATGAGAGTAGAAGAAGAAGCGGGAAAGGTAGCTTCTCTGAGAATGAGAGTGAGTGTAACCGCTTCGATTGGTTCGTTTTAAACAGTTATAGCTTACGTTGGAAGATTCATAGTCTTCGGCTTCAGCTTGCTATGGAAGCCAACGAGTCCTTGGACTGGACCGCACCTATCACTCACAAGGGGCCCAAATGTAATGGATTACAAATTGTGATCTATAAGTATATCGATTGAGCCCATATTTatatgagaaaattacaccaaatcacccaaaaactcaaaagtttgtataaatcacccaacttttttttttttgcaaaaatccctcaattttaaaagattcttttcatccctaccttttaatagttgtgattactattttatccctatggtgtattttacctattgtgtttttattacacctaataatttctcctcATTTTACATAAACCGGCCAATTCTAACCGAACCACCACCGGTCAGACCATTAttggccggtcaacggccggaccaccgcggtcaacgccggtcaacggccggaccgcCGCGGTCAACgaccggaccaccgcggtcaacggtcAGACCAATACAGGTGAACGCCGGTCGGACCACCAATGGTTGGTGGTCTgaccatttttaatggttggaccaatacttgtttaataattaaaaattaaataaaacaacatATTGGGGTTAAGGGGATTTGAACCCTTGACCTCTTACAAGAATGACCAAGTGCTTTGCCATTAAGGCAAAGGTTTATTGCTGTCAATATTTGCTCTATAAtgtatctatatattatatacatctgattataaatttattagaatgaaattatttttatagtataaattaaatataaactaaatatcagTTTAAATTAAAGGTACTATTAAAtaagtctaatttaatttatttaataaatatttacacagtaaaaatataaaatatacatatatttatattttacactctTTATTAATACATGAGTAAGACTAGTAAGATATTTcacttgttaaaattaaaaaatataatggtttgCTGGTCAAACCCGAGGTGGTCGTGGTCGGATACGTGGTGGTGGGACCCGCCATGGTGGgcaaaaattcaatataaacctaataacgacttaatgtcaactcaatgacaACTTAAtgttaactttattatttatactattaaaaataatttataaaatgacaaataaagtaatagtaatttaaaagcAAACTATCTAAGATTTTATTGACATGAGtcgaaagtaaatttaaaataaatgaactgaatataaacttaatatgaactcaatgtcaacttaatataaactcaaagtaaacttaatgtgaacttaatataaatttatgtcaacttaatgtaaatttaatgttcactaaatatcaactaaaagtaaatattttgataaataattataaattttaaatgaaattatttttttattataatagtaaaattatttttttataattcatacttttaaaaataaactaattgtagaatgaaagtatattatttaagatttttcgcaatgatttatgtaaatttaatgtcaactcaacgtcgaatcaatgtaaactcaatgatgactcagtgtcaacccaatataaacctaatgtcaactcaacgtcgaatcaatataaactcaatgatgactcaatgtcaactgaatataaacttaatatgaactcaatgtcaactcaatataaactcaaagtaaacttaatgtgaatTTAATATACatttatgtcaacttaatgtaaatttaatgttcactaaatatcaacttaaagtaaatattttgataaataattataaattttaaatgaaattattttttattataatagtaaaattatttttttataattcatacttttaaaaataaactaattgtatattgaaagtaaattatttaagattttttgcaactatttttgtaaattaatgtCAACTTAACGTCAAATCAATGTAAATTCAATGATGATTCAGTGTCAACccaatataaatataatgtcaactcaacgtcgaattaatgtaaactcaatgatgactcaatgtcaactcaatataaacctaatatcaactaaatgtaaacttaatataaattaaacttaatatcaactcaatgtcgactcaatgtcaagtgaatgtaaatctaatatcaactcaatgtaaaattgatgtaaactacatgtcaattcaaagtaaatgttttagtaaattattataattttaaaaattaacttaatattaactcaacgtcgacttaatatcaacttaatgacgattcaatgtcaactcaatgtaaacgtaatgtcaattcaatgtaatcctaatgtcaactcagtgTAAATATCATGTCAATGCAAtgcaaacctaatgtcaactcaatataaatttaatgtcaatctgaaaaagtaaattattttaattttgaaatgtaacttaatatcaactcaatgtaaactcaatgtgaacctaatgtcaactcgatgtgaacctaatgtcaactcaatgtaaacttgatgaaggttacatgtcaatttgaagcaatttttttagtaatttattataattttaaaaactaacttaatatcaactaaattaacttatattatttattttgagtttatatcgagttgacattaagttaattgtgtttctaatacattaatttataaatttattttaacttaatttactttaagttaatatttaatttacactagtattaatttaattagaataaattaatttaaattttaacaagcgtaatattttattagtattttataatcaaccattttaatatgtttatatttagtttacatGCTttcttatatattattaaagagtatatgtatatatataaaagagtaAATAAAGACAACAAACATGTCTTGCCTTGATGGTTAGACACATGGACAAAGAGTGAGAGGTCATCGGTTCTATTCCTACTAAtagcaaatttatattttatttaattcttttaaaatctcaccactaTAGTTGATTGCCCGTTGACCGTTGGTTGACCgtcgttgaccgcggtggtccgaacgttgaccgcggtggtccggccgttgaccggcgttgaccgcggtggtccggccggtcggaccgaaAATTGGTCGGTGGCGGTTGGTTAGTTTGTCTAACCAAATCCACATTTGCCACGTGTCATCATTTGATT
Coding sequences within it:
- the LOC126676600 gene encoding transcription factor MYB3R-2-like, whose amino-acid sequence is MMLMKVKKEENLCNVDFAADQEVITDALPTSVYFPRRVTGPTKQSIKGRWTEHEDYQLTEAVTKFHGRNWRLIAKCLPQRTISQCFSRWKTVLNPSIIKGAWTKEEDECITASIRRFGPNKWSVVAKSLPGRLGKQCRERWFNHLNPAIRKTLWTKDEELILTSYHEIYGNKWAEIAMFLPGRTDNAIKNHWNCIMRKGFNSNFPLAIAMNRCTAGPINGCSCPLNPNSMEVKQERETPEGTVSVSQNVVSKCRDGAKTASHVTNGIVHSPLLHSDSDLLFDGSTSTSSCHDTFEAVHISNSDSVLRWRKGLNDHELDAVLSGCCDKKENSCPNRTITATGKQNRVQELQIPSVQLNEYANSPVCCFTPTNYVKLNSPESILRNSARTFKNTPSIIRKRTYRESGSDVKALRRQLDFANVMPKSS